The Henckelia pumila isolate YLH828 chromosome 2, ASM3356847v2, whole genome shotgun sequence genome includes a window with the following:
- the LOC140877957 gene encoding uncharacterized protein has protein sequence MPPRAMPLRRGSIVPQAPPNEQAPSNEQVPPTEQVPTIPLSYKKDKGAEFANLQQGNMCIEDYVAKFSTLLRFAPHIADNEEAKADQFINGLNPDVFTLVNVGRPNNLADALDKAKGAEADIIRQKGTSFKPQPSQQPQQPPMQPQSSFPQQQSRYEGGGDNSNKRDRFRLKGKQFKKQGSSSSSSSGSKQFVSGHGSGSTTEKFVELHAFPVERLSSVFTISSPMGKDKTSASIVRGCEIQFDSNAIEIDCILLGMSDFDCIIGIDALTKYRATLLQTGAEGFLVYALDVLKASPELADIPVVCEFADIFPDEIPGLPPMREIDFSIELVPGTLPISKAPYRMTPLELKELKDQLEDLLNKEDGISVDPSKVEAVINWPRPTSVPDIRSFMGLAGNYRRFIAGFSSIAKPITQLTQKNTPFVWTHECEASFVEQKKRLTSAPILSILSGTGGFTVYSDASHKGLGCILMQRGHVIAYASRELKPHEIRYPVHDLELAAIVFALKIWRHYLYGKSNAAADALSRKICDLSLSTMRVSKLIEDWSSKYYH, from the exons ATGCCTCCCCGAGCTATGCCTCTCCGACGTGGAAGTATTGTTCCACAAGCACCACCAAATGAGCAAGCACCATCGAATGAGCAAGTACCGCCGACTGAACAAGTTCCTACTATTCCACTG TCTTATaaaaaggacaagggagcagagttcGCTAATTTGCAACAGGGAAATATGTgtattgaagattatgttgcaaagttTTCCACTTTACTTCGTTTTGCACCTCATATTGCGGATAATGAGGAAGCAAaggccgatcaattcatcaatggtcTCAATCCTGATGTCTTTACTTTGGTCAATGTAGGGCGACCTAATAATCTTGCTGATGCTCTCGATAAAGCCAAGGGCGCTGAAGCTGATATCATTAGACAGAAAGGAACTTCGTTCAAGCCTCAACCATCTCAACAGCCACAACAACCACCAATGCAACCTCAATCATCCTTTCCTCAACAACAAAGCAGGTATGAAGGAGGGGGCGACAATAGCAACAAAAGAGATCGTTTTAGGCTcaaaggtaaacagttcaagaagcaaGGAAGTAGTTCCTCTAGTTCTAGTGGTTCAAAGCAGTTTGTATCAGGTCATGGTTCAGGGTCTACAA ctgaaaaatttgttgaatTGCATGCTTTTCCTGTTGAGCGTTTATCTTCTGTATTTACTATCTCATCGCCCATGGGAAAAGATAAGACATCTGCCAGTATAGTCAGGGGTTGTGAAATACAGTTTGACAGTAATGCAATTGAGATTGATTGTATAttacttggtatgtctgattttgattgtattatcggcATCGATgcactaaccaagtacagggccacG TTATTACAGACTGGAGCTGAAGGATTTCTAGTTTATGCATTGGATGTGTTGAAAGCTAGTCCTGAACTGGCAGATATTCCTGTTGTATGTGAGTTTGCAGATATTTTTCCGGATGAAATACCGGGATTGCCTCCAAtgcgtgagattgatttcagtaTCGAGTTGGTACCAGGTACATTACCTATCTCTAAAGCTCCTTATAGGATGACACCACttgaactgaaagagttgaaagatcaacttgaagatttgctGAACAAAG AAGAcggtatatctgttgatcctagcaaggtaGAGGCAGTTATTaactggcctagacctacatccgTACCTGATattcgtagtttcatgggtttagccgggaattatcgccgatttattgCAGGATTTTCTagcattgcgaagccgattacccagttaaCACAGAAGAATACTCCATTTGTTTGGACACAtgaatgtgaagctagttttgtGGAACAGAAGAAAAGGCTAACTAGTGCACCTATATTATCTATTCTATCAGGTACAGGTGGTTTTACTGTTTATTCAGATGCTTCTCATAAGGGTTTGGGTTgtattttgatgcagcgaggtcatgtgatagcatatgcttcCAGGGAATTGAAACCTCACGAGATCAGATACCCAGTACACGATCTTGAGCTTGCAGCTATTGTCTTTGCGTTGAAaatttggcgtcattatttatatg GAAAGTCTAATGCAGCGGCTGATGCACTAAGTAGAAAGATATGTGatttatccttatctactatGCGAGTCTCTAAGTTAATTGAAGATtggtcgagcaaatactaccactga